Proteins co-encoded in one Corylus avellana chromosome ca9, CavTom2PMs-1.0 genomic window:
- the LOC132162201 gene encoding uncharacterized protein LOC132162201: MQGGKNTSGNAKETAANIMASAKAGMEKTKATVDGKMESRKAPDTAQKEMATRKKDERITQIELEEKQERARNAATKEAGRASTGRPTGNHPISALPGHGAGQPVVGSYLVGTGPGTGTGTGYPDGNHRISTLPVHGAGQPEMGWHPVGTGTGTGYPDENHPISALPGHGAGQPEVGYHPIGTGTGTGTGTGTDTHYPDGNHPISILPGHGAGQPQVGSHPVGTGIGTGTGTGTGTRNPDGNHPISALPRHGAGQPEVGLHPVGTGTGTGTGTDTHYPDGNHPISASPRHGAGQPEVGSHPVGTGTGTGTNTGTGTSNPDGNHPIATRLQACLDMALANLKWGCTPLALAPAPALALTHTILTETTQFQPCLDMALASLWWDRTPLALALVLVAQEGPI; the protein is encoded by the exons ATGCAGGGCGGGAAGAATACATCGGGGAATGCGAAGGAAACGGCAGCCAACATAATGGCCTCCGCTAAGGCTGGCATGGAGAAGACCAAGGCCACCGTAGATgggaag ATGGAAAGCAGGAAAGCCCCAGATACAGCGCAGAAAGAAATGGCCACCAGAAAGAAAGATGAGAGGATCACCCAGATTGAACTCGAAGAGAAGCAGGAACGTGCCCGCAACGCCGCAACCAAAGAGGCGGGAAGGGCTAGCACAGGCCGTCCCACCGGAAACCACCCGATTTCAGCTTTACCTGGACATGGTGCTGGCCAGCCTGTGGTAGGGTCGTACCTTGTTGGCACTGGCCCCGGCACCGGCACTGGCACAGGCTATCCCGACGGAAACCACCGGATTTCAACCTTGCCTGTACATGGCGCTggccagcctgagatggggtgGCACCCCGTTGGCACCGGCACTGGCACAGGCTATCCCGACGAAAACCACCCGATTTCAGCCTTGCCTGGACATGGCGCTGGCCAGCCTGAGGTGGGGTATCACCCCATAGGCACTGGCACTGGCACGGGCACAGGCACTGGCACTGACACACACTATCCCGACGGAAACCACCCGATTTCAATCTTGCCTGGACATGGTGCTGGCCAGCCTCAGGTGGGGTCGCACCCCGTTGGCACTGGCATCGGCACGGGCACCGGTACTGGCACTGGCACACGCAATCCCGACGGAAACCACCCGATTTCAGCCTTGCCTAGACATGGCGCTGGCCAGCCTGAGGTGGGGTTGCACCCCGTTGGAACTGGCACTGGCACCGGCACTGGCACTGACACACACTATCCCGACGGAAATCACCCGATTTCAGCCTCGCCTAGACATGGCGCTGGCCAGCCTGAGGTGGGGTCGCACCCCGTTGGCACTGGCACCGGCACAGGCACCAATACTGGCACTGGCACAAGCAATCCTGACGGAAACCACCCGATTGCCACCCGATTGCAGGCTTGCTTGGACATGGCGCTGGCCAACCTGAAGTGGGGTTGCACCCCGTTGGCACTGGCACCGGCACCGGCACTGGCACTGACACACACTATCCTGACGGAAACCACCCAATTTCAGCCTTGCCTGGACATGGCGCTGGCCAGCCTGTGGTGGGATCGCACCCCACTGGCACTAGCACTGGTACTGGTGGCACAGGAAGGACCGATATAA
- the LOC132192199 gene encoding 11 kDa late embryogenesis abundant protein-like has product MQAGKNATASAKEAAANVAASAKSGMDKTKASVDEKVEKMKAHDPLQKEMATQKKEERKTQAELEKQEARAHNAAAKQAERIGAGTHYPTGTGTTGTYSTTGATGHPTGTHPPTSALPGHGIGQPAVQVTEGVVGSQPIGTHTAGTGRTTAHDPRVEGNAPGYGIGRPL; this is encoded by the exons ATGCAGGCAGGGAAGAATGCAACGGCGTCCGCAAAGGAAGCGGCGGCCAACGTAGCGGCCTCCGCTAAGTCTGGCATGGACAAGACCAAGGCCAGCGTGGACGAGAAG GTGGAAAAGATGAAAGCCCATGACCCATTGCAGAAAGAAATGGCGACCCAAAAGAAAGAGGAGAGGAAAACCCAGGCTGAACTGGAAAAGCAGGAGGCGCGTGCCCACAACGCGGCAGCCAAACAGGCGGAAAGGATTGGAGCTGGCACTCATTATCCAACTGGTACAGGAACCACCGGCACATATTCAACCACAGGGGCCACAGGACACCCCACGGGGACCCACCCGCCGACTTCAGCCTTGCCTGGCCATGGTATTGGCCAGCCAGCAGTACAAGTGACCGAAGGTGTGGTGGGGTCGCAACCCATTGGGACCCACACAGCTGGCACAGGAAGGACCACTGCCCATGACCCCCGTGTCGAAGGGAACGCCCCAGGTTATGGCATCGGAAGACCCCTTTGA
- the LOC132191453 gene encoding delta(12)-fatty-acid desaturase FAD2 translates to MGAGGRMAVPPTQKKSESGSLKRVPHSKPPFTLGQIKKAIPPHCFERSVLHSFSYVVYDLIIAFLFFYIATNFFHLLPQPLSYLAWPIYGFVQGCVLTGLWVIAHECGHHAFSDYQWLDDTVGLIIHSFLLVPYFSWKYSHGRHHSNTGSLERDEVFVPKKKSSIAWYSKYLNNPPGRVLTLAVTLTLGWPLYLAFNVSGRPYDRFACHYDPYGPIYSDRQRLQIYISDAGVLAVCYGLYRLAIAKGLAWVLCVYGGPLLVVNGFLVLITFLQHTHASLPHYDSTEWDWLRGALATVDRDYGILNKVFHNITDTHVAHHLFSTMPHYHAMEATKAIKPILGDYYQFDGMPVYKAMFREAKECIYVEPDEDGQTKGVFWYGNKL, encoded by the coding sequence ATGGGTGCCGGTGGTCGAATGGCTGTTCCCCCAACTCAGAAGAAGTCTGAATCCGGCAGTCTGAAGCGAGTTCCGCACTCAAAGCCCCCATTCACTCTCGGCCAGATCAAGAAAGCTATCCCACCTCATTGTTTTGAGCGATCTGTACTCCACTCTTTCTCCTATGTCGTTTATGACCTCATTATagcttttctcttcttttatattGCTACAAATTTCTTCCACCTCCTTCCTCAGCCTCTCTCTTACCTGGCTTGGCCAATTTATGGGTTTGTCCAAGGTTGTGTCCTAACTGGCCTTTGGGTCATAGCTCATGAGTGTGGCCACCATGCCTTCAGTGACTACCAATGGCTTGATGACACTGTTGGCCTAATCATCCACTCCTTTCTTCTTGTTCCTTATTTCTCTTGGAAGTATAGCCATGGCCGCCACCATTCTAACACAGGTTCCCTTGAGCGGGATGAAGTCTTTGTCCCCAAGAAAAAATCCAGCATCGCATGGTACTCCAAATACCTTAACAATCCACCAGGCCGAGTCCTGACACTTGCTGTCACACTCACTCTAGGCTGGCCTCTGTACCTGGCGTTTAATGTTTCAGGCAGGCCGTACGATCGGTTTGCATGCCACTATGACCCTTACGGGCCGATCTACTCGGATCGTCAACGACTCCAGATATACATTTCTGACGCTGGTGTTCTTGCTGTCTGCTATGGGCTTTACCGTCTTGCCATTGCAAAAGGACTTGCTTGGGTTCTATGTGTTTACGGAGGACCCTTGCTGGTAGTGAACGGGTTTTTGGTGTTGATCACGTTTTTGCAGCACACTCACGCCTCATTGCCTCATTATGATTCCACAGAGTGGGACTGGTTGAGAGGAGCTTTGGCAACTGTTGATAGAGATTATGGGATCTTGAATAAGGTTTTCCATAACATCACAGATACTCATGTGGCACATCATTTGTTCTCGACGATGCCTCATTATCATGCTATGGAAGCTACAAAGGCAATCAAGCCAATTTTGGGAGATTACTATCAGTTTGATGGGATGCCGGTTTATAAGGCAATGTTTAGGGAGGCCAAGGAGTGCATTTATGTTGAACCAGATGAAGATGGCCAGACCAAAGGTGTCTTCTGGTACGGCAATAAGCTCTGA